In Festucalex cinctus isolate MCC-2025b chromosome 5, RoL_Fcin_1.0, whole genome shotgun sequence, a single genomic region encodes these proteins:
- the paip1 gene encoding polyadenylate-binding protein-interacting protein 1 isoform X2: MNENFNRAPGAGRSRNLPADATLPSTDSKRQSVGQNSVNANGPSVSMGCNNLDSLVESSKLSASAPEFFPTAVYQNDVQTFYEDNDETFNAPSLADMVRDFLCHLSSSPGMFESDVEHITSVLNSYVTTVELLAELVDLIYTESTAIPNFAYTGARLCNYLSHHLNLSPPSGNFRQLLLRKCQKEFEQRDEAVQGDTGTQKKFHAFALFLGELYLHLELKSGKGTLTRAHILLLALKDLLNTLLSSPVDANIICAIKLLKLTGSALDDAWKERGDPFMEELIQRIETIVLDATCSRDVRQMLLKLVELRSSDWGRVCAAVTSNATPDNDPNYFMNEPTFYTEDGTPFTAADPEYAEKYQEIMERQDYFCDVGGENETENDEYDFDDEMDPEIEEAFENFCLESERKRQQ, translated from the exons ATGAACGAGAATTTTAACAGAGCTCCCGGAGCAGGGAGAAGCCGAAATCTTCCAGCAGACGCCACACTCCCGAGTACAG ACAGTAAACGACAGAGTGTAGGCCAGAACAGTGTAAATGCCAACGGTCCTTCTGTGTCCATGGGGTGTAATAATTTGGATTCCTTGGTCGAGTCGTCCAAGCTCTCTGCCAGTGCTCCAGAGTTTTTCCCGACTGCTGTGTACCAAAATGAC GTCCAGACTTTTTATGAGGACAATGATGAGACTTTCAACGCTCCGTCCTTGGCCGACATGGTGCGGGACTTCCTTTGCCACCTGAGCTCCTCACCTGGAATGTTTGAGTCAGATGTTGAACACATAACAAGCGTCCTTAATTCTTACGTTACTACAGTGGAATTGTTGGCAGAGCTGGTGGACCTGATCTACACAGAG TCCACCGCCATTCCCAACTTCGCTTACACGGGCGCACGACTTTGTAACTACCTGTCGCATCATCTCAACCTCAGCCCACCCAGTGGTAACTTTCGTCAGCTGCTCCTgcgaaa GTGTCAAAAAGAATTTGAGCAGAGAGATGAGGCTGTACAAGGAGACACTGGCACACAAAAGAAGTTCCATGCGTTCGCACTGTTTCTTGGAGAGCTCTATCTTCATCTGGAG TTAAAGAGTGGCAAAGGAACCTTGACTCGAGCTCATATTCTTCTGCTCGCGTTGAAGGACCTCTTGAACACTCTGCTCTCCAGTCCTGTGGATGCAAACATCATCTGTGCTATCAAATTGCTCAAG CTGACAGGTTCCGCCTTGGACGATGCTTGGAAAGAAAGGGGAGACCCGTTCATGGAAGAGCTGATCCAGAGGATAGAAACTATTGTACTGGATGCCACATGTAGTAG GGATGTCCGACAAATGCTTCTGAAGCTAGTAGAGCTGAGGTCCAGTGACTGGGGAAGAGTGTGCGCTGCAGTGACCAGCAACGCTACGCCCGACAATGACCCCAACTACTTCATG AATGAGCCCACCTTCTACACAGAGGACGGAACTCCTTTTACAGCAGCAGACCCAG AATATGCTGAGAAATACCAGGAAATCATGGAACGGCAAGACTACTTCTGTGATGTTGGTGGGGaaaatgaaactgaaaatgATGA ATACGACTTTGACGATGAGATGGATCCCGAGATCGAAGAAGCCTTTGAGAATTTCTGTTTAGAGTCAGAGAGGAAACGACAGCAATGA
- the paip1 gene encoding polyadenylate-binding protein-interacting protein 1 isoform X1 translates to MNENFNRAPGAGRSRNLPADATLPSTGWDSDSRVTFFNQREPLRQPRTYPAPGDSHISTATENGAAGGGGDSKRQSVGQNSVNANGPSVSMGCNNLDSLVESSKLSASAPEFFPTAVYQNDVQTFYEDNDETFNAPSLADMVRDFLCHLSSSPGMFESDVEHITSVLNSYVTTVELLAELVDLIYTESTAIPNFAYTGARLCNYLSHHLNLSPPSGNFRQLLLRKCQKEFEQRDEAVQGDTGTQKKFHAFALFLGELYLHLELKSGKGTLTRAHILLLALKDLLNTLLSSPVDANIICAIKLLKLTGSALDDAWKERGDPFMEELIQRIETIVLDATCSRDVRQMLLKLVELRSSDWGRVCAAVTSNATPDNDPNYFMNEPTFYTEDGTPFTAADPEYAEKYQEIMERQDYFCDVGGENETENDEYDFDDEMDPEIEEAFENFCLESERKRQQ, encoded by the exons ATGAACGAGAATTTTAACAGAGCTCCCGGAGCAGGGAGAAGCCGAAATCTTCCAGCAGACGCCACACTCCCGAGTACAGGTTGGGACAGCGACAGTCGCGTAACATTTTTCAACCAAAGGGAACCTTTGAGACAGCCTCGAACATACCCAGCTCCCGGGGACAGCCACATTAGCACGGCCACTGAAAATGGCGCTGCAGGTGGCGGCGGTG ACAGTAAACGACAGAGTGTAGGCCAGAACAGTGTAAATGCCAACGGTCCTTCTGTGTCCATGGGGTGTAATAATTTGGATTCCTTGGTCGAGTCGTCCAAGCTCTCTGCCAGTGCTCCAGAGTTTTTCCCGACTGCTGTGTACCAAAATGAC GTCCAGACTTTTTATGAGGACAATGATGAGACTTTCAACGCTCCGTCCTTGGCCGACATGGTGCGGGACTTCCTTTGCCACCTGAGCTCCTCACCTGGAATGTTTGAGTCAGATGTTGAACACATAACAAGCGTCCTTAATTCTTACGTTACTACAGTGGAATTGTTGGCAGAGCTGGTGGACCTGATCTACACAGAG TCCACCGCCATTCCCAACTTCGCTTACACGGGCGCACGACTTTGTAACTACCTGTCGCATCATCTCAACCTCAGCCCACCCAGTGGTAACTTTCGTCAGCTGCTCCTgcgaaa GTGTCAAAAAGAATTTGAGCAGAGAGATGAGGCTGTACAAGGAGACACTGGCACACAAAAGAAGTTCCATGCGTTCGCACTGTTTCTTGGAGAGCTCTATCTTCATCTGGAG TTAAAGAGTGGCAAAGGAACCTTGACTCGAGCTCATATTCTTCTGCTCGCGTTGAAGGACCTCTTGAACACTCTGCTCTCCAGTCCTGTGGATGCAAACATCATCTGTGCTATCAAATTGCTCAAG CTGACAGGTTCCGCCTTGGACGATGCTTGGAAAGAAAGGGGAGACCCGTTCATGGAAGAGCTGATCCAGAGGATAGAAACTATTGTACTGGATGCCACATGTAGTAG GGATGTCCGACAAATGCTTCTGAAGCTAGTAGAGCTGAGGTCCAGTGACTGGGGAAGAGTGTGCGCTGCAGTGACCAGCAACGCTACGCCCGACAATGACCCCAACTACTTCATG AATGAGCCCACCTTCTACACAGAGGACGGAACTCCTTTTACAGCAGCAGACCCAG AATATGCTGAGAAATACCAGGAAATCATGGAACGGCAAGACTACTTCTGTGATGTTGGTGGGGaaaatgaaactgaaaatgATGA ATACGACTTTGACGATGAGATGGATCCCGAGATCGAAGAAGCCTTTGAGAATTTCTGTTTAGAGTCAGAGAGGAAACGACAGCAATGA